The Nicotiana tabacum cultivar K326 chromosome 14, ASM71507v2, whole genome shotgun sequence genome contains a region encoding:
- the LOC142168989 gene encoding uncharacterized protein LOC142168989 — MAEYEACILGIRMTVDMNIKKLLDIGDSDLLIHQVQGEWTTKNVKILSYLHCVKQLCKMFTKIEFKHISRIQNKFADALATLSSTIHHLNKNYIDPIEIEVWDQYAYCFLVDEEPDGKPWYYEIKWFLETREYLENSTNGQKHSEG, encoded by the coding sequence atggccgagtatgaagcatgcatccTCGGGATTAGGATGacagtcgacatgaacatcaaAAAGCTTCTGGACATAGGAGATTCTGATCTGTTgatacatcaagttcaaggagaatggactACCAAGAATGTCAAGATCCTTTCGTACCTGCATTGCGTAAAGCAGTTATGCAAGATGTTCACAAAGATCGAGTTCAAACATATTTCCAGGATCCAGAACAAGTTTGCCGACGCTCTTGCAACCTTGTCATCCACGATCCATCACCTAAATAAGAATTACATCGATCCTATTGAGATAGAGGTCTGGGATCAGTATGCGTATTGTTTCCTTGTAGATGAAGAGCCAGATGGTAAGCCGTGGTACTACGAAATCAAGTGGTTTCTGGAAACAAGAGAGTACCTAGAGAATTCTACCAATGGTCAGAAGCACTCAGAAGGCTAG